A single genomic interval of Rhizobium leguminosarum bv. trifolii WSM1325 harbors:
- a CDS encoding Colicin V production protein (PFAM: Colicin V production protein~KEGG: ret:RHE_CH01429 colicin V production protein) has product MPITIFDGIVIGVVLFSAVLAMVRGFSREILSIASWGGSAAAAYYLYPYLLPYAKKYTDDDRIAIVGSAAVVFLIALIVISFITMKIADFIIDSRVGALDRTLGFLFGAARGVLLLVVAVAFWNWLVDADHRPAWVNEAKSKPFLDSMVVKLKSVLPEQFAQMIPESIRDKLQPPAQGAEGTTPPTGDQAPAEDAPTAPAGGAQQPAN; this is encoded by the coding sequence ATGCCCATTACGATTTTCGACGGTATTGTCATCGGCGTCGTGCTCTTCTCCGCCGTGCTGGCGATGGTCCGCGGCTTTTCGCGCGAGATCCTCTCGATCGCGAGCTGGGGCGGTTCGGCCGCCGCTGCCTATTATCTCTATCCGTACCTGCTGCCCTATGCGAAGAAATATACCGATGACGACCGTATCGCGATCGTCGGTTCGGCAGCGGTCGTCTTCCTGATCGCGCTCATCGTCATCTCCTTCATCACGATGAAGATCGCCGATTTCATCATCGACAGCCGTGTCGGCGCGCTCGACCGCACGCTCGGCTTCCTGTTCGGGGCAGCGCGCGGCGTTCTGCTCCTGGTCGTCGCCGTCGCCTTCTGGAACTGGCTCGTCGATGCCGACCACCGTCCGGCTTGGGTCAACGAAGCGAAGTCGAAGCCCTTCCTGGATTCGATGGTCGTGAAGCTGAAATCGGTTCTGCCGGAGCAATTTGCCCAGATGATACCGGAAAGCATCCGTGATAAGCTGCAGCCGCCGGCACAGGGCGCCGAAGGTACCACTCCGCCGACGGGCGACCAGGCTCCGGCGGAAGACGCACCGACCGCGCCTGCAGGCGGCGCGCAGCAGCCGGCGAATTGA